ATTAATTCTGTAATAAGTTATTAAATAAAATATAATATTTATATAATTAAATGTATTACTTAGATTTATTGTATGTTTGGAGGTTTCAAATGAGCATTTACAAGCTATCCCTTAAAAATTTTAAACGAAGGAAACTTAGAAGCGCCCTAACTATGTTAGGTGTGATTATAGGCGTTACTGCCCTAGTAGTCCTCATGGGTATTGGTACAGGGATGACATCCTACATGAAAGAGGAAACTGAATCACTTATGGGAGATATTACGATAGTAAACAGCTCTGGTGGATCAGGAATCACCGGATCTACCGGCGACACATTTTTAAATTCTGCTGCAGTTTCCAAAATAGAGAACATGCCTCAACTTTATGATATTAAAAAAGAATCACAATTCTACAGCGAATTAAACAACATGCAGATAGTTGTTGAAGGAATCAGCGACTGGAATCAGATAAAAATTAACGGTACTCCAGGCGTTGTTATCAGTAAATCACTTGCTGATGATTTTAATTATAAAATTGGAAGTAATATAACTATTAAAGACCATAAATTAACAGTAACTGGGACAACTAACGAAGGAGGGTTCGGAATAGGGCTTGTATTCATAAACATAGATACCGCTCTTGATATGAACCATAACAATGTATCTACTATTTCTGCAAATACTAAAGGCGATCCAGATACTGTTAAAAAAGAAATAGAAAGTTCTATAAATGGTACGAGTGCATTCACAAAAAATGACTACACAAAACAGATAGATAATATAATGCAAACGGTAACTCTCTTTGTAAGCGCCATAGCCAGCGTTGCGTTACTGGTTGGTGTTATAAGCATTATAAACATCATGTTGGTTAATGTTTCAGAGCGGACAAGAGAAATTGGAGTACTTAAAGCTATAGGTTTTACAAACAGAGAAATATTGGGAAGTATCCTTACAGAAGCAGGTTTATTGGGCTTTATAGCTTCAGTAGTAGGCATAATTACAGCTGCAATTTTAATGGAAATTGGAATTATGTTATATGGACCTCAGTTAGGTCTAGAAAATATGAGCTTTACCCAAATGCTTCCATTGTGGTTAGTTGTAGGTGTAATAGTAGGTGCTACAATTTTAAGTGTTTTAGCAGGATTATATCCCGCATGGAGGGCATCTAAACTAAACGTTGTGGAGGCACTGCGATATGAATAACGATGTACTGGTATTTAATCATGTCTGGAAAACGTATCAAATGGGAGCAGAAGAAGTAATGGCACTTAAAGGTGTTAATTTAATTATAAATGAAAGCACTTTTACAGCATTAATGGGGCCTTCTGGATCTGGAAAATCAACACTGCTCCACCTGGCAGGAATACTCGACACACCCACAAAGGGAGCTGTTTTAATGAACGGGAAAAATATCAAAGAGTATTCATTAAAAGAACAGGCAAAACTCAGGAGGGCTAACATAGGATTTGTATTCCAGCGGTTCAATTTAATGCAGCAGCTTACAGCATTAGAAAATGTTATGCTGCCTATGATTTCACCAGATTCCGAAAAAGCAAAAAAACTCCTTGACAAGGTAGGATTATCCGACAAATACGACCGTTATCATACACAGCTTTCAGGTGGGGAACAACAGAGGGTTTCCATTGCACGTGCCCTTGCAAATGATCCATCACTTTTACTAGCTGATGAACCAACAGGAGAACTAGATACTCAAAATACAAGGATAATAATGGAATTACTTCAAGAATTAAACCAAAATGACGGGTTAACAATTATAGAGGTAACACATGATCCACTATGTGCAGAATATGCAGACAGGGTAATCAAAATGCAGGACGGCAACATACTCCGTTAATTAATTTTTTTTTGACTAATAAATTTTTCATTTAAATTCTATTTTTAACCAGTTAAAAAACGTATTGAATTTAAGATCAGTATCTTTTTTACTTAATTCAAGCACATCAACATAATTTTAATCACTCAAGTCTATTATTATGTGCATGGTTTATACATAACATGTTTACTGGTTAATTTAAATTGAACTTGTTTTAAAAAAAATTCCATTTATTTAATCAAAAATTAGATAATAATTTAATAGTACTATTTGCACAATACTCCCAACATGAGCGATTTTAATTA
This genomic window from Methanobacterium sp. contains:
- a CDS encoding FtsX-like permease family protein — its product is MSIYKLSLKNFKRRKLRSALTMLGVIIGVTALVVLMGIGTGMTSYMKEETESLMGDITIVNSSGGSGITGSTGDTFLNSAAVSKIENMPQLYDIKKESQFYSELNNMQIVVEGISDWNQIKINGTPGVVISKSLADDFNYKIGSNITIKDHKLTVTGTTNEGGFGIGLVFINIDTALDMNHNNVSTISANTKGDPDTVKKEIESSINGTSAFTKNDYTKQIDNIMQTVTLFVSAIASVALLVGVISIINIMLVNVSERTREIGVLKAIGFTNREILGSILTEAGLLGFIASVVGIITAAILMEIGIMLYGPQLGLENMSFTQMLPLWLVVGVIVGATILSVLAGLYPAWRASKLNVVEALRYE
- a CDS encoding ABC transporter ATP-binding protein, producing MNNDVLVFNHVWKTYQMGAEEVMALKGVNLIINESTFTALMGPSGSGKSTLLHLAGILDTPTKGAVLMNGKNIKEYSLKEQAKLRRANIGFVFQRFNLMQQLTALENVMLPMISPDSEKAKKLLDKVGLSDKYDRYHTQLSGGEQQRVSIARALANDPSLLLADEPTGELDTQNTRIIMELLQELNQNDGLTIIEVTHDPLCAEYADRVIKMQDGNILR